Within the Pseudarthrobacter sp. W1I19 genome, the region GCGACAGCATTTCGCGCTTGCTAAAAGACATTTCTAGCGACCGTGATCTTGCAGACGTCTCCCCCAGCGAATATTCGGATTTTTTTGGCACAAACAGTCCAGCGACTGAGTTATGGCACGTCCTTCGCGGACGTGACACCGGCAGGTGGGGAGTAGGAGAAACAAGGGCCAGTAAGATCATGGCCAGGAAACGCCCCCGACTGATTCCCATTTACGATTCTGTAGTGGGCCCACAGATGGGCCTAAATGGGACATCCAAAAACCAGTGGCTCATCTGGCACTCCGCTTTCATTGAGGATAAGGGACTGAGGCAACGCCTGGCCACGATCTACAAACTCTCTGGTGTCGAGGACTCCATTTCCGATATCCGAGTTATGGACATCGTCCTGTGGATGTTCGGTAAGCAGCCTCCACAGGCAACAGCAAACATCAACAAGTAAAGGCACGTGGAGTCGTCATGCCCCTATACCTCGACCAACTTGCCATAAGCGTCGCCCGTTGCAGTGAGCTAGTGCGCGTAGGCAAGGAAACTGAAGAGGGCCGCCATCACCCCTGCCGGAAGATCGTGGACTCACAGGACGCGTTCGCCGGCCCCTTTCAGGTGCCTGAAGCATGGGCGGGCAACCTAGCTTCGGCCCGCATAGCGTTCCTCTCCTCGAACCCGGCCATCAGCGTAGGCAACCCCGCCGCTCGATGGCGCGCAAAGCGCGTAGCCGAAAAGTACCCCACCGTGGACTGGCAAGATTCCGACATTGCGGACTTCATGATCCACCGCTTCGAGCCGGAGCACGGTTGGGTCCTGAACCGCCGACACCGAAAAGTGGAAACAGCGGACGGGCCGACGTGGGGTACCCCCGAGCCGTACTGGGGCTGGGTAAAGCAGCAGACGTATGCCCTACTCGGCGCAGGAGCACCGTGGTACGAGCAGGCTGTGATGACGGAGGTGGTCCACTGCAAGTCCAACGGTGAGGAGGGCGTCGCCCAGGCTGCACCTCTTTGCGCTCAAAAACATATGGACCGCATTCTCGCTGCGTCACCGGCAGGGCTTGTTGTGGTCGTTGGAAGCAAAGCCGCGCAGACCCTCAAGCTTGCCTATCCTGCCGTCTTCCAGCAGCGGCCATTGTTTGGGAAGTACACGGAGCACGGCGTGCCGTACCAAGAGCAGAACCTCTTTCAGATGGTGCTCGGTGGCAGAAATAGGCTCATCTGCTTCCTGAAGCATCCGAGCTCACACGGCGCCAAGCCTTCGCTAGCGCTGACTTACGCCGACAACCTCGACAGGCTGAGACTCGCTGTCGAAGGAACAGTATGAGGTGCATTCCGGAGGAACCGGAATTCGGCGAGGGACATCACGCGGAGAAGGCCGTCTGGACCGCCCTGCGGAACAGCCTCCCCGATGACTGCGTCTTGGCCCACTCGGTCCACGTCCGTGATGGCCGGAACGAGTACGAGATCGACTTGCTGGTCCTTTGGCCCAATGTGGGCATGGCCGCGATCGAGGTCAAGGGTGGCCAGGTCAGCATTGCAGACGGGCAGTGGTATCAGTCGGACCGGACGCAGAGGCGCAAGATTCAAAGCCCCGTGGCGCAGTCCCAGAGTTCTCTTCATGCCCTCAAGAACTGGCTTGAGGACCAGCTTGGTTCGCGCCTTAGCAGCCGCTGCGTCTACATGGTCAGCCTGCCGTACACCGACGTGCCAAGCGACTGGACCATGGCGGGCTGCCCCCGATCACTCATCCTTGACCAGACCGACAGCAAGTTCCCCGCCGAGCTAGTCCGCCAAGCCATCGAAAACGAAGGAGGCGGCGCCGCCCCGCTGGCCCCGGCTTTCCTGGACCGCATCGTCCGCAAGCTAAGTGGAGACCTGGACGCCGCCGTCGTACCTTCCACCACTTCCCAGGAGGATGAGGCAGCGCAGGACCACCTCACCGAGCGCCAGTCCGTGCTGCTCCAGGCGACCCGGTCGCTCCCCCGGATCCGCTTCACCGGAGGCGCCGGCAGCGGAAAGACCTGGCTCGCCGTCGAAAAGGCCCGCATGCTCAGCAAACAGGGCAAACGCGTTGGCCTCTTCTGCTACAACAAAGGCCTGGGGCAATACCTCCAGGACCGCGTCGAAACATGGCGGCGCCAAGCGAAGCCGGTGTTCACGGGCGAGTTCCACGAATACGTGCGCAGGCTGGGCGTACCGAACGGTACAGGGCAGGAGTACTTCGACGTCGAAATGCCCCGACTCCTCAAGGAACTGGCAGCCAAAATGCACCCGCACGAGCGGCTGGACGCTGTCATTGTCGATGAGGCACAGGACTTCGCGCCCCTGTGGTGGGACGCGCTTCTCGCGTGCACCACCGACCCGGACGCGGGTGAGGTGTACGCCTTTATGGACGGCCGGCAGGACGTCTACCAACGCTGGGGAGGCGCGACGGCGGATCTCACCAGTGGGCCGATGACCACGCTGGTGCCTATCCACATCGACGACAACCTACGCAATACCCGCAAAATCGCCGAGACCTTCAAGCCCTTCACGGGCGAGTACTTCACACCCCGCGGCAGCACCGGCCTGCCCGTACGGTTCGTGGACTGCCCAACCGAGGAGGCGCTCCAGGTCGCCGATGACTGTGTGGATGCCCTAATTGACGAGGGCTGGGCGAACAACCAGATCGCGCTCCTCACCACCAAGGACCGCCACCCCATCCATCTGGACTACTTCAAGCGCGATGCCACCGAGGAATACTGGCGGGACTTCCACGCCAACGACGGTGAGTTCTACGGCCATGTGCTGGGATTCAAGGGATTGGAACGGTCCGTGGTTGTCCTCTGCGTCAACGGGTTTAAGGACATGGGCCGGGCGCGGGAACAGCTTTATGTCGGATTGTCCCGGGCGCGTAGCCTGTTGGTTGTTGTGGGTGATTCCGGGCTGCTGGAGGAGGCGGGCGGCCGCGAGCTGAAGCATGCGCTGTCGCGCAGCCAGGCCTGGAAGCCGGCGCTGGAAGACGGTTAGTGGCACTGCTCACCTAAATTGTCGGTGCCCCGCAATACTCTTCAGGCACCAGATCAGAACCGTCCAATAGGGGATGAAATGCCAGAACTAGCCGACGCCGGGTCTCACCCGGTCGCGACGCTTCCGCCGGTGCCCGCCCAGGCTCCGCCCGCGGCGGTGCCTGCCTCCTACGACTACGCCTTCCTGTACCCCTGGCAGCAGGAGGCACTCAAGGCCTGGCACTCAAATGCGCGCCGCGGCGTGGTGGAGGCCGTTACGGGTTCCGGTAAGACCCGCGTCGGGATCGCCGCCGCTTTCGAAGCAGTGCGGCAGGGCATCAAAGTCCTGATCCTGGTGCCAACAGCCGAGCTGCAGCGCCAATGGCTGGTCTCCCTGCGCCGGGACCTGCCCGCCGCACAGCGCGGTGCCCTCGGTGACGGCCGATCCGATTCCCTCGATGAAGTGGACATCCTCGTCGCCATCGTTCACTCCGCGTCGAACCGAGAGACCCTCCGCTCGCACAAGGCCGGACTGATCATCGCTGATGAGTGCCACCGTTATGCGGCACCCATGTTCACCGGCGCCCTGCAGGAAGGGTACGCCTGGCGGCTTGGACTGACAGCCACGTTCGAAAGGGCGGACGGTGAGCACGAGAACCTCCTGACCCCCTACTTCGGCGGCGTCATTTACAACCTCTGGTACGACCGGGCGTTGAAGGACCAAGTCATCGCCCCGTTCGACATTGCGTTGGTGGGCGTTGATCTGACTTCAGCGGAACAGACCGACTATGACGAGTTCTCGGCCGTGATGGTGGAGGCGGCGCGAAACCTCGAGACGTACGCAGGCATTCCCCGCCGGCCCTTCCCGCAGTTCATTGCAGCGGTGGCCACGCTGGCGGCTTCGGACTCCCTCAGCCGGGAAGCAACAATCGCGCGCAGGTACATGCGGGCAATGTCCTCGCGGCTCACCCTGCTGGCGGAAGCCAAGACGAAGTACCTGGCACTTGCAGCACTGAAGGAAACGGTTGATGGGTCCCGCGGGACCTTGGTTTTTACACAGACCCAGGAGTCAGCCCGGCGGGCGCAGGAGCTGTATACGTCCCTCGGTTCGACGGCGTCGGCGGTTTTCAGCGGAATGGCCAGGGATGACCGCCGGCAGGGCCTGGAGGATTTCCGCACCGGCGCATCACAGGTACTCACCGCGCCGCGGCTCCTTGACGAAGGCATCGACGTACCCGAGGCGGACCTCGGGATCATCGTTGCAGCCAACCGGAGCCAGCGGCAGATGGTGCAGCGGCTCGGCCGCGTTATCCGTAAGAAAGCCGACGGGCGGCCCGGACGTTTGGTTGTCCTCTACTCCAAGGGCACCGTGGAGGACCCGGACGTCCAGGGCGAGGAGTTCCTGGGCAAGGTTCTGCCCTTCGCCCGCAACGTTGGGTTCTTCGACATCAAGACGGACCAGGACGGGTTGCAGGAGTTCCTCCGCCAGGCCGACCCTGAAGAGGCTTCAGGGCCCGAGCCCGGTGAGCCCGCGGCGGGTACGCCCGGCGACGGCGCTGGACCGGAGGTCGGCAATGAGCTGAAGCCGGTTGTGGAGCCTCCCGTGGAGGAGGACGACGAGAGCGCGCCGACGTCGTTTGATCTTGATGACTCCGGCTGGCTTGAGGAGCTCCAGGGGGTCGAGGGCTTCAGCGACGACGGTGTATCGGACTACCTCCAGCGGGCAGGCCGCGCGGACCTGCTGACAGCCGAGCAGGAAGTGGAGCTCGCGAAGGACATCGAGGCCGGCCTTTACGCCGCTCACCTGCTGGCAGAAGGCCCTGCCCGCGGGCGCCGCGAGACCCGGGAGCTCCGGATGATCGCCCAGATGGGCCAGCGGGCCGCGGCCGCATTGCTTGAGGCGAACCTCCGGCTGGTGGTGTCCATCGCCAAGAAGTACGTCTACCACGGCATGGACCTGCTGGACCTGGTCCAGGAGGGGAACATCGGCCTCCACCGGGCGGTCTGCAAGTTCGACTACACCTTGGGCTTCAAGTTCTCGACGTATGCCACGTGGTGGATCCGGCAGGCTGTCACCCGGGCCCTGGCCGACCAGGCGCGGGTGATCCGGCTCCCGGTCCACATGGTGGAGCAGATCCACAAGGTGCAGGCAATTCAGCGTGAAGCCGCCCGGAAGGGGCTCGAATACAGCCTTGAGGAACTCGGCAAGCTCATGGACCAGTCGACTGCAAAAGTGGAGTATCTTTTGGCGCTGGACCAGCCTGTACGTTCGCTGGAGTACCTTGTCCCCGACGGCAAGGGGGGCCTCGAGCCGCTGGCGGACCAGCTCCTCGATCCCTGGCACGTGGATGTCGTTGACAAGATCGCCAAGGAACAGCTGACGGCACAGGTGCATGCGGTCCTGGACACGCTGACTGAACGGGAGGCCGGAGTCATTGCGATGCGTTTCGGCCTGGACGACGGCGAGGAAAAGACCCTGGATGCCATCGGCAAGGCCTACGGCGTCACGCGCGAGCGCATCCGCCAGATCGAGTCGAAGACCATGGCTCTGCTCAGAGAACCAGAACGATCCCAGTCCCTACGCGAGTACAACTTTGACGGCATCGCCGGATCCACAGGCACCGAGACCGGTGCAGCATGATGGCGGAGCCACGAAAACTGCCCTGGCCGACCAAAAGTGCGGCGCCGGTGGACAACTACGAAGAGTTCATCGGCCGCCTTGATGCCGCGAGCGCCAAACTCAAGGCCCGGCGCAACACCCTGAACGAGATTATTGCGATCCTGGCATTGCTGCTGAGGCAGAACACCACCGGTATTCAGCTCTGGGAGCAGCGGCTTCACGCGTGCGAAGAGCTGTTGGCACATGCCGCCGGCGAGCCTGAACGGAGCACTGCCCTGATGGAACTTCACGAGGTTGCGCTCAAAATGGAGCCCCTGTTCCGGAAGAGGGCGCAGCGGATCGACGTGCGGCTGGCCGCGGTCCGCGCGCGCTACGCGGAGATCAACAGCTCCCTCCACAGTCTGGAGAAGAGCAAAATCAAACTGACGTCATCCCGGATGATTGCGAAGGAACGCGAGAGCCTGAGCAGGGCGATCGGAGAACTCAGCGGGACGCCGGACGCGGTTGCAGTGGCCAACCCGGACCCGGGCCTGCGCAGCGATCTCCAGGACGCACGGCACGCCATCATCCTGGCCGAGGCCCTGCTGGAAGCGAAACGGGAGAAATGATGCCGAATCCCAAACCGGAGCAGCGTGTGCTCCATGCTTTTACTTCCGAACAATGGAGCGGCCGGCCAGCAAAGGACGGCGGAAGCATATTCGTTGGGTCTGCCATCATCGGCGGGGTGCTATGCCTGGTTCTCATGACCTTCGTGCCGGGCCTCAGGAGCGGAGGAGCATTCACCCTCTTTACCGCTGCCTTCGCCGTCCTCTTCACGGTGCTGGCAATCAAGGGGAAGGCTTCTACCGAACGCAAGTTCCTGGAGGCCCTGACCGCAGCACTCAACGACACAATCGTGGGGCTGACCGGAAATATTGAACACCGGTTGTCGGCCCAACAGTTCAGGGCACTAATCGAAAACGGCGGGCCCCTGCCGCTGCCCGTCAACGGTGTTCCCGGGCTGGAACTCCAGGCAGTCCGGGAGAAACCGCCTGTGCAGGCTTGGAATCCTGCCGTAAAGCGTGTGGACAACGTTGTCTGGACGACGCGCATCGTCGTCACCGCCACCCCTCCTGACTATGGAGTAACAAGCTTTGACCGTTTGATGGCCGCCGCTGCAGACTTTGGCGGGGACAGCGGCGCGCAGAAAACAGCAGGGTAATCCGATGGCACTACCGCACGGACCCTGCCCTACCGTAGAACAAAGCCAGCAGACAAAACTTGGGGGCAACAATGATCGTTGAGTTCGGATGGCTTCTGGACCGAGCCCCGTGGGCTTACACTGAGCCTGGCCTGAACCACGTGCGGGTAGGCCGCAAGGGATTGACCACCCTGCTGCAGACACGGCTGGGCATTACCCGCCCCGAAACCCCGCACGCCGAGCGCATCGGCCAGTACCTGCAGCGACTTCAGTCCATAGACACACCGGCCCAATGGTTCCATGCCTCGCTCCAGGTGGATCCATGGTCCACCGCCCGGGAGGTTCTCGACGCCCGGGACGACGCCGTCAGCAACGGATGGGACGGCACGCTGCCCGAGAACGGTCCTGACGTCGCAGGTCC harbors:
- a CDS encoding DUF6308 family protein, whose translation is MPVPTILTEGNEEEAARLLAAYYRRTADGLPAYTGSYFNSWAGGGDSSDNVDTITADDLIAVSFLSVDIPGDAAIGLLDTHSDSISRLLKDISSDRDLADVSPSEYSDFFGTNSPATELWHVLRGRDTGRWGVGETRASKIMARKRPRLIPIYDSVVGPQMGLNGTSKNQWLIWHSAFIEDKGLRQRLATIYKLSGVEDSISDIRVMDIVLWMFGKQPPQATANINK
- a CDS encoding nuclease-related domain-containing DEAD/DEAH box helicase is translated as MRCIPEEPEFGEGHHAEKAVWTALRNSLPDDCVLAHSVHVRDGRNEYEIDLLVLWPNVGMAAIEVKGGQVSIADGQWYQSDRTQRRKIQSPVAQSQSSLHALKNWLEDQLGSRLSSRCVYMVSLPYTDVPSDWTMAGCPRSLILDQTDSKFPAELVRQAIENEGGGAAPLAPAFLDRIVRKLSGDLDAAVVPSTTSQEDEAAQDHLTERQSVLLQATRSLPRIRFTGGAGSGKTWLAVEKARMLSKQGKRVGLFCYNKGLGQYLQDRVETWRRQAKPVFTGEFHEYVRRLGVPNGTGQEYFDVEMPRLLKELAAKMHPHERLDAVIVDEAQDFAPLWWDALLACTTDPDAGEVYAFMDGRQDVYQRWGGATADLTSGPMTTLVPIHIDDNLRNTRKIAETFKPFTGEYFTPRGSTGLPVRFVDCPTEEALQVADDCVDALIDEGWANNQIALLTTKDRHPIHLDYFKRDATEEYWRDFHANDGEFYGHVLGFKGLERSVVVLCVNGFKDMGRAREQLYVGLSRARSLLVVVGDSGLLEEAGGRELKHALSRSQAWKPALEDG
- a CDS encoding sigma-70 family RNA polymerase sigma factor → MPELADAGSHPVATLPPVPAQAPPAAVPASYDYAFLYPWQQEALKAWHSNARRGVVEAVTGSGKTRVGIAAAFEAVRQGIKVLILVPTAELQRQWLVSLRRDLPAAQRGALGDGRSDSLDEVDILVAIVHSASNRETLRSHKAGLIIADECHRYAAPMFTGALQEGYAWRLGLTATFERADGEHENLLTPYFGGVIYNLWYDRALKDQVIAPFDIALVGVDLTSAEQTDYDEFSAVMVEAARNLETYAGIPRRPFPQFIAAVATLAASDSLSREATIARRYMRAMSSRLTLLAEAKTKYLALAALKETVDGSRGTLVFTQTQESARRAQELYTSLGSTASAVFSGMARDDRRQGLEDFRTGASQVLTAPRLLDEGIDVPEADLGIIVAANRSQRQMVQRLGRVIRKKADGRPGRLVVLYSKGTVEDPDVQGEEFLGKVLPFARNVGFFDIKTDQDGLQEFLRQADPEEASGPEPGEPAAGTPGDGAGPEVGNELKPVVEPPVEEDDESAPTSFDLDDSGWLEELQGVEGFSDDGVSDYLQRAGRADLLTAEQEVELAKDIEAGLYAAHLLAEGPARGRRETRELRMIAQMGQRAAAALLEANLRLVVSIAKKYVYHGMDLLDLVQEGNIGLHRAVCKFDYTLGFKFSTYATWWIRQAVTRALADQARVIRLPVHMVEQIHKVQAIQREAARKGLEYSLEELGKLMDQSTAKVEYLLALDQPVRSLEYLVPDGKGGLEPLADQLLDPWHVDVVDKIAKEQLTAQVHAVLDTLTEREAGVIAMRFGLDDGEEKTLDAIGKAYGVTRERIRQIESKTMALLREPERSQSLREYNFDGIAGSTGTETGAA